AAGAAAATGACGTGGTTGACAAACAGCTCGTGCTGCTGTCGGTGGGCTTCCAGGTCAGGGTAGGCCAAATCCAGCATGAGTTCCATCTCAAGCTCGAAATGATCATGCAGATAGCTGCGTAAAAATTGCAGGACCTGAGTGGCCGCGGCCTCGTCGGATCGGTTTTTATGGGTGGTCAGCTCATTTATGAGGGCAATGATGGATTTGTGCTGGGCATCGATTTCATCGACGCCAATGGCCAGGGAATCGTCCCATGCAATCATGTGATGCTCCATACGTCTTGGCGGATGCGTCCTTGCCTGATACAGACGAGTGATCTCAGGTATCCCCAAATCATGCCATAGCGCATAATGAAGTCAAGAGTGCTTCCAAAGATTGTCGTCCCCACTTGTGTTCCAGGCCGGACTGGCTCAGGAGAAAAGGACTTTTTCTCTTGTCAGACTTCCCAACGTCGGCAGGATGCGTGTAGGGTCAATTCCAGTGGGTTGTCCCGAGAGAATTATTTTTGGAGTAAAACCATGTTCGATGTCCGTATGCTTGCTGCACTTATTGCCGTTGCCACCCTGTTGTTGCCCGCTTGCCGGACCGGACAGACCACCGCCTCCGCGATGGCCCGACCCATGGCGCAACAGACGCCGGCTGTTGGTCCCTCGCCTCTGGCCGGTTCCAGCCAACTCGTCCTGGTGGTGGCCGAGGGATTTAACGACAACCAGGCCAGGTTGCGCCGTTTCGAGCGTAAGGGGGCCGGTGCGTGGCGGCCGATTGGCGACGACGTGGCCGTGACCCTGGGCAAAAACGGTCTGGCCTGGGGGCGGGGGCTGCTCAGTGCGGTTCCGGCGGATGGTCCGACCAAGGTGGAGGGCGATGGCCGGTCGCCGGCCGGGGTGTTCACCTTCAGCACGGCTTTTGCCTACAACCCGGCGGACACGTGGCAGCCGACCAAGATGCCCATGCACCGGGTCACGGACCAGACGGTGTGCGTGGAGACCATCAATTCCAAATGGTATAACCGCATCGTGGACGAGAACACGGTGCCGGATGTGGATTGGACCTCGCCTGACCGGATGTTGCGGCCTGACGGGCTGTACCGGTATGGCCTCATGGTCGACCACAATGCCCCGGATACCCGTCCTGGATCAGGATCGTGCATCTTTTTCCATTTGTGGCGTCGGCCCGGGGCGCCTACCGTTGGCTGTACGGCCATGAACGAACCGGCCATGCAGGCTGTGCTGGCCTGGATGGACGCTTCCAAGAAACCGCTCCTGGTGCAGTTGCCGCGCGCCGAGCTGGAGCGGCTGGCCCTGGTCTGGGGCACGCCGGAGCTGGTGGCCGAAAGGGCGGTCAAGGGCGATTAGGGGAATTGCACTGCGGGAATTGCGCCGCCTCTCACGCTCGGGGCGGCGAGCACCGAACGGTGTTGGGTGAAGGCTCAGGCCGCTTCGGGGTCTTTCCCCTGCTTTTTGAGGGAGTAGTTGAGGAGCTTGCGGGCTTCGACAAATTCCGGGGACAGGCGAAGGGCCAACCGCGAGGCCTTTTCGGCCTTGTCCCAGCGCTCCCAGTCCACGTAGAGCCGACCCAGGTTGAAATAGAGATTGGGGTCGGACTTGGCAAATTCCGCAGCCCGCATGAAATACTTCTCGGCGAGGTCGTATTTGCGCAGTTTGCGCAAGACAATGGCGATGCGGTTGTAGTGATGGATCTGGTCCGGGGAGAGTTCAATGGCCTCGTCAAGATAGGTGAAGGCCTCTTCAAACAGTTCGCCGCCAATAAAAAGCTCGGCGATGCGGGCACGCAGATCGGCGTCGCGGGGATATTCCCGGGCCAGCTTTTCAAGCAGGATCTTGGCTTCGTCGAAGCGCTTTTCCTCGATAAGGAGCTTGCCTTCGGCCAGCCCTTTCTCGATGCGTTGCTCCATGTCGGCCATCATGTCTTTGGCCTCTTCCACGGCCGAGGCCTGGAGTTCGGTCAAGACATTGAGCAGCTGTTCGGTCAGTTCTTTTTCGCTGCCGGGTTTGTAGTCGAGGATGAGCGGATAGATTTTTCGCAGGTTGCGGTCGCCGTTTAAGTGCAGCACCGCATCCAGGATGATCTTGGCGAACTCTTCTTTTTCAGAACGGATCAGCGGGGTGCGCATGACCGCGCCAACGGCTTCATACAAGGCCGAGACGGCCGGCAGGGGTTTACCCTGCTTCAGGAACGTCCCGACCTTGTTGATCTGCGACCGGGCTTTGGTCAGTTCAGCGGACATTGATCCCCGGTATGGCGGCGCTCGTGGTTACTTACCCGTCTCCCGGCGCACGAGGTTGCGGAAACGGTTAAAGAAGTAGCGGCTGTCATGCGGCCCCGGCGCGGCTTCCGGATGGTACTGAATGGCGATGACAGGCTTCGTCTTGTGGGCAAAACCCTCAAGAGTATTGTCGTTTAAGTTGACATGGGTCAACTCTACGTCGGACAGGCTTTCGATGTCCACGCAAAAACCATGGTTTTGCGAGGAAATTTCGATCCGTCCGGTCTCCAGGTCCTTGACCGGATGGTTGAGGCCATGGTGCCCGAATTTGAGTTTGAAGGTCCGCCCGCCAAGGGCCAGTCCCAGGAGCTGATGGCCCAGGCAGATGCCGGCCAGAGGATATTCATCGACCAGCAGCGAAGTGGTATGAACCAGATCGGTCAGGGCGGCCGGGTCGCCGGGGCCGGGGGAGAGAAACACGGCGTCCGGGTTGAGCTTGCGCACGGCCTCGGCCGAAGTGGTGTAGGGCACGACCAGCATGTCGAACCCCTGGGCGGTGAGTAACCGCAGGATGTTCCACTTGATGCCCATGTCGAAAACCACCAGCCGCGGTCCGGTTCCGGGCCAGGCATAAGCCCCGTCGACGATTGCGGCCGGGACCATGGCCGAACCCGTCCAGGTGAAAGGCGCGTCGCAGCACACCCGGTCGGCCAGTCCCAGACCCTCCATGGACGGCAGACCCTTGGCCGCGTCCACGATGCGTTGGGGATCGGACACGTCGGTCGAGATGTAGCCGCGCATGGCCCCGTGCAGGCGCAGATGGCGGGTGAGCGCCCGGGTGTCGATGCCTTCGATGCCGGTAATGCCCTGGCTGGTCAGATAGTCGGGCAGGGTCATGGTGGAGCGCCAGTTGGACGGCTCCTTGCAACATTCCTTGACGATGAACCCGGCCACGCGGATGTGGGCTGATTCCACGTCGTCGGGGTTGATGCCGTAGTTGCCGACATGGGGATAGGTCATGCAAACCATTTGTCCGGTATAGGACGGGTCGGTGAGCACTTCCTGATAACCGGTCATGCCGGTGTTGAAGATGACTTCACCGCCGGCGCGGCCCTCGCCGGTAAAAGTGTGGCCGTGAAACAAGGTGCCGTCTTCGAGGGCCAGGATGGCTTTCATGCGTGTCTCCGAGCGTATGCGCTATGTGCCGCTCTGTGCGGCCGGCGGCAGGGTATATCGGAACGGGGCCGGCGTAAAGGCCGGGAGTCCCCGGGGGCAGCGCTCACTTAAGGCCTCTTGGCCCGGTGCGCAAGGCCAAGTTCGATCAGTCGGGCAATGAGGTCGGGAAAAGACAGGCCGGCGGTCCTGGCCGAACGGGGCAGGAGGCTGGTCGGGGTCATACCCGGAAGCGTATTGACTTCCAGGAGTTTGAGACCATTTTCGGTCAAAATGAAGTCTGACCGGCTGTAGCCGGAAAGGCCCAGGGCGGCGTGGGCGGCCAGGCTGATGCGGCCAAGCGCCTCGGTGACGGCCGGGGCTACCGGGGCCGGGCAGATCTCCTCGGCCGCGTCCGGTTCGTATTTGCTGGCATAGTCGAAAAAATCTCCCGCCTTGGGACGGATCAGGATAGGGGGCAGGGCGACGTCGCCCAGTACCGCACAGGTCAGTTCCGGCCCGGCCAACCCTTCTTCAATGAGTGCGTCGTCGCCGGAATCGAAAATCCGGGTCAGAGCGGCCGGCAGTTCGTCGGCCGTCCGCACCAGGGTCATGAGGATACTTGAGCCGCCGAGGTTGGGTTTGACAAACCAGGGCAGCGGGAAGTCGGGCTTGCAATCCGTGGCGCTGTCGCGCGGCAAAAAAGCCCACCGAGGCGTGTCCAGGCCGGCCTCGGCGAAAAGCTGCTTGGAAGCGGCTTTGGAAAGCGCCAAAAAGGACCCGGCCGGGCCGCTGCCCTGGTAGGGGATGCCGGCGGCGTCGAGCAGGGCCTGGGGCAGCCCATCCTCGCCCGGCGCGCCGTGGAGATTTAAGAAGGCGAAATCGCAGGTCTTGGCCGTGCGGACAAAACCCGGGAAATCCCGGGACAGATCATGGGGGACGACCTCGTGGCCAAGGTTTGTCAGCGCCTTTTCGATTTGTGCGGCGCCGGACAGCGATACCGCTCGTTCACTCGACCAGCCGCCCGCAACCAAAAGTACTTTCATGGATGTCCATGCCCACTGTTTCGGCCAAGGCGCGTTCGATGGCCTCGGCCTGGGTGAAGGACTCGCGGATGCGGGTCCGGATGTATTCCGTCGTGCCGTAGCGTACGAGCAGATCGTCGAACCGGGACTCCAGAGGCACGATCTGGTTGTGCTTGACCCGCTTGTCGCTGTAAATAAGCGTGAGCGGCAGGAAATCGGCCCGCAAATCGATGGGATGGGGCCAGGAGACATGGCATAGCACCCCCTGGGCCAGGGCCGGATTGCCGGTCGCTTCCTGGACCCAGGCCGCGCCAAGCTGGCAGTGGTTGCCGCCGTGGCTGATGGTGTAGGTTTTGGCCAGATCGTGGAGCAGGGCCGCGGCGCGAACTTCGGCCACGTTGACCGCAAGACCGGCCTGCAGCGCCATTTCGGCCAGGGCCGTGGCCACGCAGGCCACCAGTTCGCTGTGGACCCGGATATTGGACAGCATGCCGTAGGCGTCCCACAACTCCCGGCACTGGGCATCGGTCGGGATGGTCGAGATGCGGGGCATCTCGGCCGGTATGGGGCCGAGGGCCGGCGAGTCGTTTGCTTGCGCCGCATTCGGCGCGGCAAGGTGTGTCTGGGTACGTTTGGGCATGGGAATGCCGGGCGTGTCTGAAAAAAACGGTTCGCTCCCGGCCTCGGTCCTGATACCAACCCCTGGGAAAAAAGCAAAGGCCGGCGTGGCCCATGGCCAAGCCGGCAGGGAAATCGCATGAAAAAGTTTCGCGTTCGCTACGAGACCAAGCTCCAGGAAACCCGGGAAGGCGTCGAGGTGGTGACGGCCTCGGGCAAGGGGCAGGCCATGTTCGCTGTCCAGGCCATGCTCCATCCCACCGCCCGCACCGATGAACCCTATTTTTACTATGAGCCGCTCTCCATCCGGCCGCTGGACACCCCGGAAACCTATGAGGTCAGCTACCGCACCAAGATCGAAAAAGCGGTGTCCGGCGACGTCGAAGTGGCGGCCGAGGATGCCGAAAAGGCCGTCAACAAGGCCCGGTTCGCCGTGCACCAGGAGTTGATCCCGCCCAAGTGCTTCAAGGCCCTGGACGTGGTCGAGATCGGCGAGGGCGCGTAACAGGCCCCGGGTTTTGACAAGTATTCGTTCCGTGCGCATATGTTCCGCACACGGCCTGCCTTGCAGAGTGCCGCCAACCGCCAGCCCCGGAGGTCCCCATGTGTCTTGCCGTTCCCATGGAAGTTACTGCCATCCATGACAAAATAGCCGATGTCGAGATCGGCGGCGTGACCCGCCAGGTCCGACTTGACCTCATTGATGCGGCCCCGGCCCTGGGCGATTTCGTCATTGTCCACGCCGGCTTCGCCATCCGTCGCCTGGACCGGGACGACGCCCTGGAGACCATCAAGCTCTTTCAGGAAGGGTTGGGCCTTGAACTCATTTGACGCCTTCAAGGACCCGGCCCTGTGCCGGGCGCTCCTGGATCGGCTGCGAGCCGAGGCCACCGAGCCGTTTCGGTTCATGGAAGTCTGCGGCACCCATACCGTATCCATCTTCCAGTCCGGGCTGCGCAGCCTGCTGCCGGCCACCATCACCCATGTGACCGGCCCGGGCTGTCCGGTCTGCGTTACCCACGAATCGGAAGTGGCCTGTTTCCTGGAACTGGCCGGCCGCGACGATGTCGTCATCGCCACTTTCGGCGATCTCATGCGCGTGCCCGGTCCCAAGGGCAAAAGCCTCAAGACCGCCCAGGCCGACGGGGCGCGCATCGAGGTGGTCTATTCGCCCATAGACGCCCTGGCCGTGGCTGCGGCCAATCCCGGGCGCACCGTGGTTTTCCTGGGCGTCGGCTTTGAGACCACGGCCCCGGCCGTAGCCGCCACCATCCGGCTGGCCCGGGAACAACAGCTGACAAACTTCCGGGTGCTGTGCTTCCACAAGCTGGTGCCGCCCGCCCTGGAGGCCCTGCTGGCCGACCCGGACATCAATATCGACGCCTTCATTTTGCCCGGCCATGTCTCGGCCATCATCGGCGCGGTCCCGTACGCTTTTTTGGCCGACCGCTATGAGATGCCGGCGGTCATCACCGGCTTTGAGCCGCTGGACATCCTCGCCGCACTCCTGGAAATCGTGGCCATGCGCCAAAGCGGCCAACCGGCCGTGGTCAACGCCTACACCCGGGTGGTGGCCGATGACGGCAATCCCGTGGCCCGGGCGGTGATGGACGAAGTCTTTATGCCGGTCGATGCCCTGTGGCGCGGCCTTGGGCTGCTGCCCGGCAGCGGGCTGGCCATTCGCCCGGAATTCGCCGCCTTCGACGCCCTGGGCCTGCCCGGCGTGGCCCTGCGCGAGACCCCACCCCTGGCCGGCTGCCGCTGCGGCGACGTGCTCAAAGGCAAAATGGCCCCCAATGAGTGCCCGCTGTTCGACAAGGCCTGCACCCCGGCCACGCCCGTTGGACCGTGCATGGTCTCCACCGAAGGCGGCTGCGCAGCCTTTCACAAGTACAAGCTTGATTTGTAAGTGGGCATAGATAGGATAAAGAATGCCTCCGGCGGCCGGGGGGATGATCCCCCCGGACCCCTGCAATGGGAGAAGTTTTAAAGGGGGTCTTGGCGCGCTCTGGCAATCCGGTATGGTGTGGGCCATGGCAGTTTGCGGCCGTGGTCGGAGGGGCAGGACGCTGATGGCCCGTGGTGCATCCAGTGCATTGCGAAACAGCTCGTTTTGCACACTCCGGCGATTTCGGGCAAAAGACCGCACAGACGCCCATAACACTGCAAACGCTGATCTGAGTGGGT
The sequence above is drawn from the Desulfovibrio sp. TomC genome and encodes:
- a CDS encoding bacteriohemerythrin, giving the protein MIAWDDSLAIGVDEIDAQHKSIIALINELTTHKNRSDEAAATQVLQFLRSYLHDHFELEMELMLDLAYPDLEAHRQQHELFVNHVIFFEIENEFGVVSEQMLADILAFLEEWFISHIQLEDKALGQFVRSQALSG
- a CDS encoding HypC/HybG/HupF family hydrogenase formation chaperone encodes the protein MCLAVPMEVTAIHDKIADVEIGGVTRQVRLDLIDAAPALGDFVIVHAGFAIRRLDRDDALETIKLFQEGLGLELI
- a CDS encoding tetratricopeptide repeat protein, with protein sequence MSAELTKARSQINKVGTFLKQGKPLPAVSALYEAVGAVMRTPLIRSEKEEFAKIILDAVLHLNGDRNLRKIYPLILDYKPGSEKELTEQLLNVLTELQASAVEEAKDMMADMEQRIEKGLAEGKLLIEEKRFDEAKILLEKLAREYPRDADLRARIAELFIGGELFEEAFTYLDEAIELSPDQIHHYNRIAIVLRKLRKYDLAEKYFMRAAEFAKSDPNLYFNLGRLYVDWERWDKAEKASRLALRLSPEFVEARKLLNYSLKKQGKDPEAA
- the carA gene encoding glutamine-hydrolyzing carbamoyl-phosphate synthase small subunit, which translates into the protein MKAILALEDGTLFHGHTFTGEGRAGGEVIFNTGMTGYQEVLTDPSYTGQMVCMTYPHVGNYGINPDDVESAHIRVAGFIVKECCKEPSNWRSTMTLPDYLTSQGITGIEGIDTRALTRHLRLHGAMRGYISTDVSDPQRIVDAAKGLPSMEGLGLADRVCCDAPFTWTGSAMVPAAIVDGAYAWPGTGPRLVVFDMGIKWNILRLLTAQGFDMLVVPYTTSAEAVRKLNPDAVFLSPGPGDPAALTDLVHTTSLLVDEYPLAGICLGHQLLGLALGGRTFKLKFGHHGLNHPVKDLETGRIEISSQNHGFCVDIESLSDVELTHVNLNDNTLEGFAHKTKPVIAIQYHPEAAPGPHDSRYFFNRFRNLVRRETGK
- a CDS encoding L,D-transpeptidase family protein — protein: MFDVRMLAALIAVATLLLPACRTGQTTASAMARPMAQQTPAVGPSPLAGSSQLVLVVAEGFNDNQARLRRFERKGAGAWRPIGDDVAVTLGKNGLAWGRGLLSAVPADGPTKVEGDGRSPAGVFTFSTAFAYNPADTWQPTKMPMHRVTDQTVCVETINSKWYNRIVDENTVPDVDWTSPDRMLRPDGLYRYGLMVDHNAPDTRPGSGSCIFFHLWRRPGAPTVGCTAMNEPAMQAVLAWMDASKKPLLVQLPRAELERLALVWGTPELVAERAVKGD
- a CDS encoding D-alanine--D-alanine ligase family protein yields the protein MKVLLVAGGWSSERAVSLSGAAQIEKALTNLGHEVVPHDLSRDFPGFVRTAKTCDFAFLNLHGAPGEDGLPQALLDAAGIPYQGSGPAGSFLALSKAASKQLFAEAGLDTPRWAFLPRDSATDCKPDFPLPWFVKPNLGGSSILMTLVRTADELPAALTRIFDSGDDALIEEGLAGPELTCAVLGDVALPPILIRPKAGDFFDYASKYEPDAAEEICPAPVAPAVTEALGRISLAAHAALGLSGYSRSDFILTENGLKLLEVNTLPGMTPTSLLPRSARTAGLSFPDLIARLIELGLAHRAKRP
- the hypD gene encoding hydrogenase formation protein HypD, with the translated sequence MNSFDAFKDPALCRALLDRLRAEATEPFRFMEVCGTHTVSIFQSGLRSLLPATITHVTGPGCPVCVTHESEVACFLELAGRDDVVIATFGDLMRVPGPKGKSLKTAQADGARIEVVYSPIDALAVAAANPGRTVVFLGVGFETTAPAVAATIRLAREQQLTNFRVLCFHKLVPPALEALLADPDINIDAFILPGHVSAIIGAVPYAFLADRYEMPAVITGFEPLDILAALLEIVAMRQSGQPAVVNAYTRVVADDGNPVARAVMDEVFMPVDALWRGLGLLPGSGLAIRPEFAAFDALGLPGVALRETPPLAGCRCGDVLKGKMAPNECPLFDKACTPATPVGPCMVSTEGGCAAFHKYKLDL
- a CDS encoding HDIG domain-containing metalloprotein, which translates into the protein MPKRTQTHLAAPNAAQANDSPALGPIPAEMPRISTIPTDAQCRELWDAYGMLSNIRVHSELVACVATALAEMALQAGLAVNVAEVRAAALLHDLAKTYTISHGGNHCQLGAAWVQEATGNPALAQGVLCHVSWPHPIDLRADFLPLTLIYSDKRVKHNQIVPLESRFDDLLVRYGTTEYIRTRIRESFTQAEAIERALAETVGMDIHESTFGCGRLVE